The region ACCCCGAAACTCCCCAGGACCCTTTTTTAGCTTTAAACAATGCATTAGAGGATTTGAATCATGCTCATTCCATTGTCGAAAGTTTAGATCATTTTCACTCGTTGTTAGAGACTGTCAGCTTAGAGAATGAAACCTCCAATTCATACCTCTCTGAGCCCTGCACGCCTTCACACAGGGCTGCACGCTCTCCCAACAATGAACCCGACCCTAGAGTATCTCAATTAGAGCGCTTCAGAGATTTAGATGATGCTCTGGAGCTTTTGGAAATTCAGACAGGGGGTAACACGGAGCAAATCCTATCACCCCGTCCCGTCTCCTCTGAAGATGGCAAACTCATTCTTGACCCTTTAACCCCAGCATTATCACCGCCTCGGCCACGaccacagcagcaacagcaacaacaatgggCAGATGAGACCATTGATGAAGTGATACAAACCCTTCCCCAGCAGGACCCTCAACCCGTTGTAGTGAATCGTGATAGATTTAACAACGTAGAAATAAGACAGATATTAAGGTTTCCCACTCCTTCAGGTGTGGCTGATTACGGAGATTTCTACGGCAGTGTCATGGGTACGGCGCAGGAACTGTGTGACAGAATTTTTTCCCAAGCGCAAGCGCAGGATATTATTCAAATGGAACTGAGGGGACAACACTTTAGTAAGAACGTGTCCCGCTTAGCGAGAACAAACGAAGATGACACAGGTCTAGCCACTTTTCAAAACTTGTTGGATGAACTCGTTCAGTCTAATATGTCACTCATGACCGATCAGGATCTAGAATTAGCGGTTCAGTTGATTCGTAACCCGCGTGGTGCAGGTAGAATAAAGTTGGATTCTATGCTAGACAGCAAAGTAGTGCACAGGAGGAGAAGATTTCTCTACGTTGTAGAAAACCCAGACAACAATCTGTGTTTTGCCATTAATCTGGCTCTCCTGCTACATCCGTCCATCAGtcacagagaggctgagagaaTAGGGGCAGAGTTTCAGAACAGAGTGGGATTCACAGTTCACAGAGATGTGAGTTTTAGTGACGTGTCACTCTTTGAAAAGGCTTTAGACTGTAAGATTGTAGTGTTTTACAGAATCAAAGACAGCCGCACCCTCGCTAAATTTCACACAGCAACtcccaaaaaagacaaaacagcgtatctttttctccatgaaaatcaTTACTATGGCATAAAAAATCTAAAGTCTTTCTTGGGCACTTCTTAtgtgtgtaaacagtgctaTACAGGATACGACAGCGTATGCAGCCATCGCTGTTGGGATCACTGCTTTGTGTGTTTAGACCCCCAGTGCTGTAAACTGACATTTCAGCCTGTTTCTTGCGCAGACTGTCACCGTACGTGTCGTTCGGATTACTGTATGAGAAAGCACAAAGAGCAGGTGGAGAGAACAAGCTCGGCTCCGCGAGAAACCTCCGTCAAACGCAGCCAATGCGATTTGTATAAGCAATGCAGAAAATGTTACAGGTTGTGGTACACTGGGATTGACGGCGCGTGTAAACCCCACGTGTGTGAAaaacttaaatgtaaaatatgtggaCAAGTACTTCCCGAGGGTGAtgagaaaaaaacccaccagTGTTACATTCAACAGTTAAAACCCGACAAAGATCAcaaccaaaacattgttttttacgACTTTGAAACATACACAGATGAGAGATCCGTGCACAGACCGTTCCTGGTGTGCACAAAATCCTTAATGGGAGAGAAATGGAGCTCTTGGGGCTCTTCGTGCGCCACCAACTTTGTTTTGCGTTTCAGAAACACAGCCTATCGCAACGCTGTGTTTATAGCGCACAATTCAAAAGGATTTGACGGGTACCTAGTTCTCAACGCTATGATAGCTCTAGGAATAAAACCTTCTCTTATCATGCAGGGGAGTAAAGTCATCTGTTTTACAGAACCGGattttcaacaaaaatacatagattctctgtgttttttaactaTGCCTCTTTCAGCATTGCCCAGGGCTCTGGGTTTTGAAGATAAAGTTAAAGGCTATTTTCCTCACAGATTTAGCTCAAAAGCGGCTTTGAAGTACGTGGGTACTATCCCTATCCCTATCCCTCATCCCAAGCCTACGGCACAGAGTGCATGACGGTAGAAGGCAAACTTAAATTTGAGACGTGGTACGAGCAGGTGCGTCACGGCGTGTTTAACTTTGCAAAAGAGTCGctcctttattgtgaaaatgacGTCAACATTCTCGCAGAAGCCTgtacaacatttagaaaaggttTCATTGAGGAGACGGGGGTAGATCCATTTAGTCGCTCCACTATAGCCTCGGCTTGCATGAAAGTATTTGTCACTCATTTTCTGACCCCAAACTCGTTGGCCATCCCTTCACCCGACCACTACAAAAGACAACACAGATCATTCTCACACTGCAGCATACAATGGTTGGAATGGGTCTCTCACCAAGAAGGTATCTTTATTCGCCACGCGCTTAACGCGGGTGAAAAACAGCTGGGCACCTACTGTGTAGACGGTTATGCAGAGAGGGGGGGCGATAAGTATGTGTGGGAATTTCTGGGCTGCTTTTATCACAGATGCCCCCAGTGCTTTCAGCCGCAGGACCGCTGTCCGCTCACCCACACCACATTCGAAGAGCTTCATTCAAGCACCATGAGGAGGCTGGAAACGCTACAATCTGTGTATGGGGTAAAAGTGATAGTTATGAGGGAACATAGATGGaatgaattgaaaaaaagtgaCGCGAGCGTGAAAGAGTTCCTCGGGCGTTACGACCCCCCGCAGCCGCTCCTTCCCCACGACGCTCTGTATGGGGGGAGGATCTGCGCTGTGAGACTGCGACATACGGCAGAACAGAATGAGAGCGTGCGTTACGTAGACGTCACGTCTCTCTACCCGTATGTAAACTGTAGCTTCCCTTATCCTCTAGGTCACCCGGAAATCATTTACAGAGATTTTAAAGATCCGAGCGCCTACTTTGGGTTAATCAGAGCCACGGTGTATCCGCCGAGGGGTTTGTATTTTCCCGTGTTACCTTACAGAACACTCGCTGGTAAACTGGTGTTTACACTGTGCCGCACTTGCGCTGAGTTGAATGCTCAAAGCGGACCCTGTAGTCACGACGATGAGGCCAGAGCGTTAAAGGGGGTTTGGGTCACCCCCGAATTTAACAAGGCTCTGGAGATGGGTTATCGCCTGTCACAAATCACAGAGGTCTAGCAATTTGAACGTCGTGACGATTCAATATTTTTAAAGTACATGCAGACgtttttaaaaggaaagcaAGAGGCTTCGGGTTACCCTCCCGAGGCTGTAGAccaggagagcagagaaaaatacatcagGGATTATCAAGAGCATCAGGGCATCTTGTTGGACGCTGACAAAATTAAACCAAATCCTGCCAAAAGACAAGTGTCTAAATTGTGTCTCAACAGCTTCTGGGGAAAGTTTGCGCAGAGAAGCAACCTCTGCCAGATGGTGCTCGTTACAGAGCCTGAAGGGTAGGATGAAGGGTGAAGGGTATAACACAGACGCACGCCTGCTGTGAGAAAATCAACTTTGACAGTGTAAAAaagctggtggagggttttgtGAAGCGTTCACGCAGACGACCCCCTGCAACGCAGGGTGCAGAGagggtggaggagaaggaggatgaggaggatgagggtttttttcttgaaaCCCCCCAACAGGGAATTCAGCGTGATAAGAAAGGTTTCCTTCTCAAAAACACGTCATTTCAAAAAAGGTTTCGTGTAGTGTTTGACAAGAGAAGGCTGCTGCCTAACGGTTATACTCTGCCTTTTGGtttttgagggggaaaaaaaataaaaataaaaataaaaaatgtcacatatGGCTGAAGAAATAGAGTTTGATCCTAGATTGTGTGTTCCCTTTTCATGTCAGATTGTAGGACCTAGTAGTTGCGGGAAGACccattttgtaaaaaatgttttagaaaactGCAAAGATGTTATGCAACGAGTCCCTGACAATATTGTATGGATTTATACTTCTTGTCAACCAATGTATGATGAACtgtaacaaaataataaaaatattaaattcatcGAAGGACTGCCTGATTCTTTTGACGACCCTGATTTGTTTCCCCCTCATCAAACTCACCTTGTTATATTGGACGATGTGTTATTACAGGCAGCTGAGCATCCTGAAGTGGCAAGAATTTTCACGCAATACAGGCATCATAAAAATATGAGCGTGATGTTGCTTACTCAAAATCTTTTTTACAAAGGTAAATACAGTCGCACCATCAGCTTGAACACCAACTACCTGGTGCTCTTTAACAACCCGCGAGACAAGCTGCAGATCAATGTGCTGGCTCAGCAAATATTTCCAAggagaaaaagcttttttcttcaGAGTTTTGAAGACGCCACTCAGAACCCCTTTTCATATTTAGTTGTAGATCTCACGCCGACTTGTCCAGAGCGTTACAGACTAAGAGCCGGCATACTGCCTCATCAGTGGCCCGTGGTTTATCTGCCTAAAAATGTCTGAGCGCATAAAAAGGAACGCTCCTCTGCTGAGCGCTTTATGTCACTGCACACCTCGGAAGCGGAGAGATATTCTCCGACGCTGCTCACCAGACTTTCTTCAGTGTATCAGTGAAATCTGTTTAAATCTATTAAAAAGGGAAACGTCCCTCTCACACCCTGGCAATATAAGAAactgaaaaagcagaaaaaaaccatCAGACTGctggctgataaaaaaaaatctctgaaaaaCAGACACGCTGCTTTGGTGAGACAGTCGGGAGGGTTTCTTTTACCGTTGCTCTCTGCCGTGGTGCCTATATTAGGCCAGCTTGTAGGAGGTCTGGTGAATAGAGGATAACTTTGTGGGCAGAGATGGCGAATCAGCAAAAAGCAACTCAAAAGATGTATCTGTTGAACGCTCAGCAAATGAGTCATCTGACTCATTCAAACCCTATGCCCACGATGGTCGGTGAAACTCAGACTCAATCGATGAGACGCACGGCTGAAGGTGATTTGGATGAACAAATGAGGGCTGTGCTAAACGAACCTGGACTAAATCcttataaaaaaattaaaaattaaaaaaacgcGCTGTTGCAGAGATATCTCGCATTCATCAAACAAGATGTAAAAGACGAGAAAAGTCACACAAGGCCGTCTAAAgtctctgaagaagaagaagaagaaggagaaggggagcagcagcagcaacagcaacaacaatgggCAGATGAGACAATTGATGAAGTGATACCCTTCCCAAAGTGATACCCAAACCCTTCCCCAGCGGGATCGAAAAAACGCCTCTTATATCTTGAGAAAAATGAGTAAAGGCGCAGTGGACTGACAAGAGTGAATTTGTTTACAAGGGAAAAGTGATCAGAGGCTCCCATATGATGGATCTGATTAAACACCTGTCATCATCTTACAAAAGAGCCCAGAGATCTGAGCCCAAGGGTTGGTTGGGATTTTTAAATACTCTGAGCGTGTTAAACATCCCTCTATCCACCGTGAATAACCCCGATGCTCGTGAACAATACCGCAGACTGATATCGGACGAGGAGCGAGGGTCAAAGAGAACAATTGTTTTATCCCCAAAGTGGAGCACGCCTATGACCGAGAGGGCCGgcggtggagaagaagaagaagaaaaagagaggggtgCATCTTTTGACGGGAGTACTACCCCGCGTATAGCTAAAGAACTAGgggcaaagagaaaaaataaaaataaaaaatctcctTGGATTAGTTTTACTTTATAAGTTGTAACCTtgctattaataataataaaaactcgTCATttcaaaaaaaggttttgtctttcttgtctttatttcacaagttgtaacaatgtttaaacatttgtaaagaACACACGGTGTGGTGAAAAGATTGACATTTATAACGCTTCACAcagctttgatattttttcacaAACGCAGTTAGtctcatcattttttaattcgTCCTCTTGATACAAcgctaaaacattttcaaaactttgcCCGCAGGCTCTAtgacataaataataaacacaatgttGACTGCAGGCTGAAGAGAAGGTATGCTGCAACTGTCTGTTGTGATATAAAATAGCGCTGGaacagtcttttaaaaactgtaaaatgtgtttaggGTAGTGAGAAAAACGAGGAGGAAATCCAAAAGAGTCAAAAAAAGTTGCCGTTCTGTCTTTCTCCAGGGTCAGGGCCAGCCAGTCCCGGCTCATGCGCAGGGTGTGTGTTGACGATGAAGTAGGCGGGGCGGGGGTTTTAAAAGATgacgtcagcagctgcagctgatCCGAGGCCCACACTCCGCAGAAAGCATCTCCCACTAATCGAGTCATTAGACTCTCTATTTGATGGCtgttcatgttcttcttttttagtaaTAATCCGCCATTACCTGCCTTTTAGAGTTGATCTCCAAAATAGACTCGTAGCAGGCGTACACAATCAGTGTAGTGGTCTGAGGTAAAGGCACTCTGAATCTCATCTCCAGCCTTAAATTCCCGTTGGAGACGGGGGATAGGGCGTCAGCATCCTCCCCGGCGTTGagattaaagacaaacagagagtatCCTTGTTCAAActctctcctgttgatgctcagaggtAAATCCTtcaagtgtctccctgtagctgtaaacatgttgtaaaaCTCTCTGACAGACACACCGTTGTTAAATTGAGGCTGAAAAGCTTTGGCCGGCACCTGTCGTCCATCCTGACACAAGGCCAGGTATTCCACATCGTTATGGATGAAATTGAAAGGAGACAGATTCCTGCTCCCCGTAAAAGCTTCGTGGTGTAACATGCCTATCACCACATACTTTGGCATAGTTCCCAGAAAGAGGTTCTCCTGGTTGCATATCCTCGAGTTTTGCGGGATGGAGTAGGTTTTCATGTTCACCCGTGACAGAGGGTAGAGAGCGTTGCCCTTCATCAAGGCGGCTGCGTGACCCAAACGCACGGGCGGGGAAACGGTgacttttttcataaacagagcaGCACCCAGTATTTTCAGATGGTAGGTGCTGTTGGCAACACCCATGAGACAAAAGGCGTCGGACGCTCTGGTCAGCTTAATTCTCAAGTCCACAGAGTTCAAAAGGAGCCTCTCGCTGAATAATATATCAGCGTGGAGAGGTCCCAACAGGTGGAGCTCTCTGGACTGCTCTGTAAATTCGGCTCTGTTGCGTAGACCGCGATTGGGACCATTGACGGTCACCACAGAGTCCATAGAGCCGGCGGTGTCTTTGTAAAACAGCCCTGAGCTAAACTGTGTTTGTAGAGTagcttctgaaaagttgagcaggGCTTCAATCATAGCCCTGTAAGGATGAGTGGCACTGGACTGTGATATCAGTCTATCCCCCAGAATAATATCGCATTGGCTGAAGATTGTATTCAGAGGGTAATTGATTAACCCTACAGGGGCATCGACCACTAGGTTTGTGCCGTCGGCGTTGGTAATTTGCACCCTGAGATGGAGCAAGGTGTCATTTAGATCCAAATATTTTTCACCATCCCCTGGTATAAAAAACTCTATAGGACCTGTATCTGTAATGGCCGACAGAGGCATGACCTCTGTGTAGAGCTTCTCGTCGATAGACAACTGCGTCATGGgagctgaaaataaatccaGCTCAGCCATGCTACACTCTGTCGATTTGTGATGCAATAaagccattttattttttgttttgttttgttttgttttttctctgaaactTTTGTTTAGAGAAATATGTCTCCAGAGTCTAGGTTTCTGCCTGCGACGGACCTCCTTCCCTTAGCAAGGCCTCTCCCTACTGATTTCTTCTTTCCCCCGCGTCGGTTATTTTTAGACCTTGCTAAAACACGGTCCCCCGGGGGTCTCTTCCTGGGTCTTCTGGCCAACACCATAATACCTCCGGAGCCTTCTTGAGAATCTCCTTCTCCGGTTATTCTGCTCATAGCGTGGGAGATGGCCTGTGAGGCTATGTTTTTAGCCGCAGTTTTTAGATGGGGTTTAGCAATGGCAAAACCTTTCTTAACCAGAGGCGATACAAAACGAAATAGCCTTGAAAATACAGAACCTATCCCTCTCCCGTACATTACAGGGGCCCCGTAAAAACCAGGGAGGGCTCCTCCCACCTGATTTTCACCACCGTCTTGCCAAAGGTAAACTTGAGCGGTTGATTTTGATCCGTTTTAATCTCGAcggaaatgttttcaatgtggtTTTTGGCTACAGGTAGATAGTAGGATGGGTTAAAATGCTGGGTAATCACGTCCCCGAATGTACCTTTCACATCAACGATTCTCAGGAGAGGAGCGTAAGCATCACCCACCACCTGGTGCTTTACTATGTCACTGTAACAAAAGAGGTGATAGAATCCTCCCTTTATATCTGCCGGGTAGGGAGCCATCCTCTCGTTGAAAATAGCCCATTTCCCGGGAATTTCCCCTATAATGTAGGCCAAGGGGGGATAAAAGCGCAGATGAGTTGCACCCCCTGCCTGATATTCATATCTCTTTTGAATGTTGCTATAGACTACTTGCACATCCGCTccaattttttttagaaaggcaTTTAACTCGTGTGTAAATTGAGTCAGGTTACTGTAATAACCTCCTCTAATCTTTTGACGTTTGACCTCGGGCTCTGAAGCGGCACCTTCAACAGGTTTATCTCTCCATTCAAAGAATCCCGTGTCTATAGGCACGTTAAACCAGGTGTGAGGGTAGGAGATTTCCGTCAATGCAACCTGCCAGGGACCCTCTAAATCTATATGTTGGGCTAAATCCACCTGAAATCTAGGggctgtgttatttttaaacacattgagGCTAGCGTTAGAGGGTAGGGTAATGTAAAAACCCTCCTTGAGCCGTTGATCCATGATGGAGTACTTGTAGTAACAGAGTGAAGGTTGTGGGGTGGTAGAGAAGCGGTTTTATGCGTCTTTCAGATCCTTGACCTTGACCCAGCTGTTGAACTTTTCGGGCCAATTTTTCCACCGTACCAAAGCCTGTTTTTCACCTCGTACTACTCTCCTGTCTAAAATTTCGTCCACTCGGTAGAGTTTGTCGGGAGCCACCTGTACTTTTTGCAACTCGGCTTCATAAAAGGTCCCCTTTATTGGTTCCCCATCAAAATCTTTGAGTTTGTAAACAGGGGGTAGACGAGGACTGCATTCAGATACAGTAAACAGCTTGTCGGAAAAGCTCTGTTCGTACTTTTTATCAAACACACCTCTCAGTTTAGATATTCTCACCAGATCCCCCTGCTTAAAATTAAGCTTAAACTTTTCTTTGTAGCGGAGAGGGAAAGAACCATACAGGTTTTGAAAAACTTGAGGTGTATTTTCAACCGTGACCTGCACAGGGGTCATTTTTATACTCTTGTGGTAGCTGTTGTTGTAACTTTTGAGCAAATCCTGCAACACATCCAAGTACCTGCGTGTATTTTTGGCTGTGAAATACCTCCACATTCTCGTTTTCAACGTGCGGTTAAATCTCTCCACCACCGAGGCTTTGAGATCGCTCCCTGTGGCAAAGTGAGTAATGCCGTGTTTCTTCATCAGGCTCTTGAAATTTCTGTTGAAAAACTCTTTACCGGcgtctgtctgtaacttttcagGGCTCTGGCTCTCTATCAAAATAGACTCAAAGGCCTTGACAACCTCGGGGGCTGATTTTCTCTTTAGTGTCCTTACGTAGGccttttttgaaaatacatctATAACGGTCAAGAGATAATTGTAACCGTTGTTGTGTTTCACCAAAGCCTGCATATCGCAAAGGTCAGCCTGAAATTGAACCAGAGGTCGGGGTACAAACACTCTATTTCGGGTAAAATGTACTCTGGCTGGTTTATGGAGAGTATAAGTGTCCTGCTCTGAGAGGAATTCTTTGACTTTTTcgatatttacttttttaccgGTTTCATCCTGCACAGCTCTGTGTAGTCTATCTAACCGTCCAAAACTCCCCGGGTGAGAGGGGTTATAATACACTTTTTTCATGACACGTTTCTCAGACATGTTTACCCCACGTCTCTCCAAAGTTTATGAAAAAACGACAAACATGATtagcattttatgtttttattcacaccacaattattttcatttttagctACAGTAAAAGTAAgagcaaaaacacaatctgtgaaTAACCTCATCGTCTCTAAACAGAGAgcaatttgtcttgtttttgataACTTGATTCAAAACAGAGACTAAACGATCAACAATCATGTGTT is a window of Labrus mixtus chromosome 5, fLabMix1.1, whole genome shotgun sequence DNA encoding:
- the LOC132974077 gene encoding uncharacterized protein F54H12.2-like, translating into MAELDLFSAPMTQLSIDEKLYTEVMPLSAITDTGPIEFFIPGDGEKYLDLNDTLLHLRVQITNADGTNLVVDAPVGLINYPLNTIFSQCDIILGDRLISQSSATHPYRAMIEALLNFSEATLQTQFSSGLFYKDTAGSMDSVVTVNGPNRGLRNRAEFTEQSRELHLLGPLHADILFSERLLLNSVDLRIKLTRASDAFCLMGVANSTYHLKILGAALFMKKVTVSPPVRLGHAAALMKGNALYPLSRVNMKTYSIPQNSRICNQENLFLGTMPKYVVIGMLHHEAFTGSRNLSPFNFIHNDVEYLALCQDGRQVPAKAFQPQFNNGVSVREFYNMFTATGRHLKDLPLSINRREFEQGYSLFVFNLNAGEDADALSPVSNGNLRLEMRFRVPLPQTTTLIVYACYESILEINSKRQVMADYY